A genomic stretch from Chelmon rostratus isolate fCheRos1 chromosome 14, fCheRos1.pri, whole genome shotgun sequence includes:
- the snx19a gene encoding sorting nexin-19a → MCSRKSSNHWTLSEVLGQRRLLGLGALLAWLVLFHLLVNVWLLCIFTSLLVVLGGWLGSRAVLDANSLLHLEHFLPLGKVNPPLYSPEHEWRLNHEIHSAVHKAVRDFVSSWYRTLLPEVEGEFERAVRNSMLESVMELKERARLVDRKALVQRLLELYGRHLQNYMMARQIQSTQKESINLWQLYSEVDSPHPAVSSAAAELSYSRALVNLVLHVLVPYPQMETRTGGYMVTELVTCNVLLPLVSRVSDPDWLNQTIVDIITRSREPQEINMDELPVADLYRCQIQQESWSTCRSLSSSDRAGLSSKSTSDLDDLQSQSTLSERHSSQNSMVSGTSPGKAESCHPGLLTPCKVNCCSLTSGHYSHSSESKMISLDSLIQSDSEDDLTGAFCDCGPPMNFCNAITLKDNDAFGCFGPVKNLGPKVVVPEHSQWPAGIAEEKSPACPPRRLCLASCNFDTSSNHAASVNIQNVQISGTITAKEQRGSGTHPYTLYTVKFETVAEAENGGTLQPVSCRTVNRRYSEFLNLQARLEDKPEVKKVIKNVKGPKKMFPDLPFGNADIDKVEVRKSQLDTFLKQLSSIPETSNSEDMQEFLALNSDVSPYFERKSFAKSRIDKMMENALDTLKTAFPHPEPLSPMEDLEGDADGRTMDNRKYRRLMFPSKISPSLNIPDLHPKVTYCFSEGSAVLNGMSLSGLESFVKEQERLLCGPNGKETAKRSCELLGKDKRTSGKTHGTDTAVADVALNILCLLMKDQWSWLCTENIQKTIRLLFGTFIERWLDVGVAHLTSAPCWVIYLQVLQEAVWPGGTLPAQPRPERSAAEREETKEQCLDCLMQLLPELITDMLGSEKYRLSLETMLESLQDHQINKHLIYCICDLLLEFLIPESCDEAFQRSLLQSLAKDTEGQSSHMTST, encoded by the exons GGCAGCGGAGGCTGTTAGGACTCGGAGCCCTGCTGGCATGGCTTGTCCTCTTCCATCTCCTGGTCAACGTTTGGCTCCTGTGCATCTTCACCAGTCTCTTGGTGGTTCTCGGGGGTTGGCTCGGGTCCCGTGCTGTACTGGATGCAAACAGCCTCCTCCACTTGGAACACTTTTTGCCTCTTGGCAAAGTTAATCCACCTCTGTATTCTCCTGAGCATGAGTGGAGGTTGAACCATGAGATCCACAGTGCTGTCCACAAAGCGGTGCGCGACTTTGTGTCGTCGTGGTATCGTACTCTgctgccagaggtggagggggagtTTGAACGTGCGGTGCGTAATTCAATGCTGGAGTCGGTGATGGAGCTGAAGGAACGTGCGCGGCTGGTGGACCGAAAAGCCCTGGTTCAACGGCTGCTAGAGCTGTATGGCCGTCACCTGCAAAACTACATGATGGCAAGACAGATACAGTCAACACAAAAGGAGAGCATTAACCTCTGGCAGCTCTACAGTGAAGTAGATTCCCCTCATCCAGctgtgagcagtgcagcagctgagctCAGCTACTCAAGAGCTCTAGTCAACCTCGTGTTGCATGTACTCGTTCCATACCCTCAGATGGAAACCAGGACTGGAGGCTACATGGTTACAGAACTTGTCACCTGCAATGTGCTGTTGCCACTTGTAAGCAGGGTATCTGATCCTGACTGGCTCAACCAGACCATTGTAGACATAATCACCAGGTCTAGAGAACCACAGGAAATCAATATGGATGAGCTCCCGGTAGCAGATCTATACAGATGTCAGATCCAGCAGGAGTCCTGGAGCACATGCAGATCACTGTCTTCTTCCGATCGAGCTGGCCTCAGCAGCAAGAGCACCTCTGACCTTGATGATCTACAGAGCCAGAGCACTCTCTCTGAGAGGCATTCCTCACAAAACAGCATGGTCAGCGGGACGTCTCCTGGGAAAGCAGAAAGTTGCCACCCAGGTTTGCTCACACCATGCAAAGTGAACTGCTGTTCACTCACATCTGGCCATTACTCCCACTCATCAGAGTCCAAAATGATTTCACTGGACTCCCTAATTCAGTCAGACTCCGAAGATGACCTGACGGGAGCCTTTTGTGATTGTGGTCCTCCAATGAACTTCTGCAATGCCATCACTTTAAAAGATAATGATGCTTTCGGCTGCTTCGGTCCTGTGAAAAATCTCGGGCCAAAGGTGGTGGTGCCCGAACACTCCCAGTGGCCAGCCGGTATTGCTGAAGAGAAATCTCCAGCTTGTCCTCCAAGAAGACTTTGTCTAGCGTCCTGCAACTTTGATACCTCCAGCAACCACGCTGCATCTGTGAACATCCAGAATGTGCAAATATCTGGTACCATCACTGCGAAGGAGCAGCGTGGCTCAGGCACACATCCCTACACTCTCTACACTGTGAAG TTTGAGACAGTGGCTGAAGCAGAAAACGGTGGCACTCTGCAACCTGTGTCATGTCGCACTGTCAACCGGAGATACAGTGAGTTTCTCAACTTGCAAGCACGTTTAGAGGACAAGCCTGAAGTCAAGAAAGTAATCAAGA ATGTCAAAGGCCCAAAGAAAATGTTCCCTGACCTCCCATTTGGTAATGCAGACATCGACAAGGTTGAAGTCCGTAAAAGCCAACTGGATACATTCCTTAAA CAATTAAGCAGCATTCCTGAGACATCCAACAGTGAAGACATGCAGGAGTTCCTGGCTCTCAACTCAGATGTTAGCCCATATTTTGAAAGAAAGTCTTTTGCCAAGTCAAGAATTGATAAG ATGATGGAAAACGCTTTAGACACTTTGAAGACAGCTTTTCCTCATCCTGAGCCCCTCAGTCCGATGGAGGACCTTGAGGGAGATGCTGATGGAAGAACAATGGACAACAGAAAGTACAG GAGGCTAATGTTCCCAAGCAAAATATCCCCATCTCTCAATATACCCGACCTACATCCTAAAGTGACGTACTGCTTTAGTGAAGGCAGCGCT GTCCTGAATGGCATGTCACTGTCTGGCCTCGAGAGTTTCGTCAAAGAGCAGGAAAGACTTCTGTGTGGACCAAATGGGAAAGAAACAGCCAAGCGGAGCTGTGAGCTGCTCGGCAAAGACAAGAGGACGTCAGGGAAAACTCATGGGACAG ACACAGCTGTGGCAGATGTTGCtttgaacattttgtgtctGCTGATGAAGGACCAGTGGAGTTGGCTGTGCACAGAGAACATACAGAAGACCATCAGACTGCTCTTTGGTACCTTCATTGAGAG ATGGTTGGATGTAGGAGTTGCCCACCTTACCAGTGCCCCCTGCTGGGTGATTTACCTACAAGTGCTGCAGGAAGCTGTATGGCCAGGTGGCACGCTGCCTGCTCAACCTCGGCCAGAGCGaagtgctgcagaaagagaggaaacgAAGGAGCAATGCCTGGACTGTCTAATGCAGCTGCTCCCAG AGCTCATCACTGACATGCTGGGAAGTGAGAAGTACAGACTGAGCTTGGAGACCATGCTGGAGTCTTTGCAAGACCATCAAATAAACAA ACATCTGATCTACTGCATctgtgacctgctgctggagtttCTGATCCCTGAGTCATGTGACGAGGCCTTCCAGAGGTCCCTGCTGCAGAGTCTGGCcaaagacacagagggacaATCCTCACATATGACCAGCACATGA